The following coding sequences lie in one Fusarium poae strain DAOMC 252244 chromosome 1, whole genome shotgun sequence genomic window:
- a CDS encoding hypothetical protein (CAZy:CE4) produces the protein MATLIALIALVGLLILPFYSAYCIYKPPTYLISWLRRKYPDVLFEIPTDQKIIALSIDDAPSAHTDEIMQILEENEAHATFFIIGSQVEGRKGTLVKLVEKGHELGNHAMHDEPSKSLSNEKLLEEVHLVKDMLTEAYAANDLILPNNYFRPGSGIFNTRMRNVLGNQGFRITLGSVYPHDPQIPYPDTNAKHILSMAHPGAIIICHDRRSWTAPMLRTVLPELKRQGYRIVTITDLIKTVTTQTQEQ, from the coding sequence ATGGCGACTCTTATTGCCCTCATTGCCCTTGTAGGCCTCCTGATCCTTCCCTTCTACTCGGCCTACTGTATCTACAAGCCTCCGACATACCTCATCAGCTGGCTTCGGAGGAAATATCCCGACGTGCTCTTCGAGATTCCGACCGATCAAAAGATTATTGCCCTGTCCATTGACGATGCACCGTCCGCCCACACCGATGAGATCATGCAGATATTGGAAGAGAACGAGGCTCATGCGACATTCTTTATCATAGGGTCCCAGGTTGAGGGGCGTAAGGGTACACTCGTCAAATTAGTCGAGAAAGGCCATGAGCTGGGTAACCACGCTATGCATGATGAGCCGTCCAAATCACTCAGCAATGAGAAACTCCTAGAAGAAGTTCACCTCGTCAAAGACATGTTGACCGAGGCGTACGCTGCCAACGATCTGATCCTACCCAACAACTACTTCCGTCCAGGATCCGGGATATTTAATACGCGGATGCGCAATGTACTGGGAAACCAAGGCTTCCGCATTACTCTAGGAAGCGTTTACCCTCATGACCCTCAAATACCATATCCCGACACCAACGCAAAGCATATCTTGAGCATGGCTCATCCTGgtgccatcatcatctgccACGACAGGAGATCATGGACTGCACCAATGCTGCGTACAGTTCTTCCTGAACTCAAACGGCAGGGGTACAGGATTGTTACCATCACAGATCTTATCAAGACTGTGACAACACAAACCCAGGAGCAATAA
- a CDS encoding hypothetical protein (BUSCO:46680at5125), with amino-acid sequence MPIRNPFTRRPGSVIVQDENQRPDTAPGFEKVDTVGSKSKPVLSIRSQGRDNGEYKMSVVNDSGVYLPPSPTEEKGQWPRKYLSTRNSTDTRSSIGDIEPFSISRESFDSYRRSFDITARSPIANNNDFPTRQSLDSARLPRMPRSAIERSFEQPPTAEERFEDVGLDDHKYQQQQTAQQAQPQKRGFFSKFSDSRDKDPSSNPSVSRFLMHGRKRAQSGQGSELTPMDNVPPKVTVSSEGQEMH; translated from the exons ATGCCTATTCGCAACCCTTTCACCCGCCGTCCTGGTAGCGTCATCGTCCAAGATGAGAATCAACGCCCTGATACCGCCCCGGGCTTTGAGAAAGTCGACACTGTTGGCTCAAAATCCAAACCTGTCTTGAGTATTCGAAGTCAAGGTCGCGATAATGGCGAATACAAAATGAGTG TTGTCAACGACAGTGGCGTCTATCTTCCA CCATCCCCCACTGAAGAGAAGGGCCAGTGGCCACGAAAGTACCTGTCAACTCGCAACTCGACAGATACAAGGAGCAGCATTGGCGATATTGAACCCTTTTCGATCTCGCGAGAATCTTTTGACTCTTACCGTCGCTCATTC GACATTACTGCACGATCCCCCATTGCCAACAACAACGACTTCCCTACGCGTCAAAGTCTTGATTCTGCTCGTCTCCCCCGTATGCCCAGGTCTGCGATCGAGCGATCTTTCGAGCAGCCCCCAACGGCTGAGGAACGTTTTGAAGATGTTGGACTGGACGACCATAAGTaccagcagcaacagacGGCGCAACAGGCACAGCCTCAGAAGCGTGGTTTCTTCTCCAAATTCTCCGATTCTCGCGACAAGGACCCTTCAAGCAACCCCTCTGTCTCTCGATTCCTTATGCATGGCCGCAAGAGAGCTCAGAGCGGCCAAGGTTCAGAACTTACACCTATGGACAATGTACCACCAAAGGTCACTGTTTCATCTGAGGGTCAAGAGATGCATTGA
- a CDS encoding hypothetical protein (TransMembrane:1 (o14-35i)), producing MGTFFTSWELWQEMTFVLGCCIVLVFVAGLIKLWWSNRAMRRHEIIDEEKRARLSLMSYCGIQNMRTPGIPFGIRAIQSGIEVEGIWISRPKSPESCQVTPSATLVGRRIRISKGKGKMIDLVSSECLPSTLNLETTPTRQAAPGILQQDDITPINGYTRSEHPIKSSRITANKDQNFDLNYTTRSHTAVGFPS from the exons ATGGGTACCTTCTTTACAAGCTGGGAGCTTTGGCAAGAGATGACCTTT GTCCTCGGCTGTTGCATcgttcttgtctttgtcgcTGGACTGATCAAGTTATGGTGGTCCAACCGCGCAATGCGCCGTCACGAAATCATcgacgaggagaagagggCAAGACTATCGCTAATGTCATACTGTGGTATTCAAAACATGCGAACTCCCGGTATCCCCTTCGGTATTCGTGCGATTCAGAGTGGCATTGAGGTGGAAGGTATCTGGATCTCAAGACCTAAATCGCCCGAGTCCTGCCAAGTTACACCATCAGCTACATTAGTCGGACGACGTATTAGAATatcaaaaggaaaaggaaagatGATTGACCTTGTGTCGTCGGAATGTCTACCGTCGACACTCAACTTGGAGACCACGCCTACTCGCCAAGCAGCCCCGGGCATTTTACAACAAGATGACATCACCCCAATAAACGGATATACCAGATCAGAACATCCCATCAAGTCAAGTCGTATAACTGCCAACAAAGATCAGAACTTCGACTTGAATTATACAACGCGGTCGCATACAGCTGTCGGGTTTCCGTCGTAA
- the LSM6 gene encoding U4/U6-U5 snRNP complex subunit lsm6 (BUSCO:59117at5125), whose product MENGAISQGEGKDPSSFLGNIIGNPVTVKLNSGVVYKGELQSVDGYMNIALEKTAEYVNGEKRREYGDAFVRGNNVMYISSDS is encoded by the exons ATGGAGAACGGCGCTATTTCTCAAGGAGAGGGCAAGGACCCTTCAAGCTTCCTCGGCAATATCATCGGCAACCCTGTCACTGTCAAGCTCAACTCTGGTGTCGTCTACAAGG GCGAGCTTCAGTCGGTGGATGGCTACATGAACATTGCGTTGGAAAAGACAGCAGAGTATGTCAACGGTGAGAAGCGCAGGGAATACGGTGACGCTTTTGTGAGAGGAAACAACG TCATGTACATTTCATCAGACTCATGA
- a CDS encoding hypothetical protein (BUSCO:24063at5125) — protein MPPSSPLSSIPDGGENSTLSSPLSTLSKTPSVPSSPVTMLDPAKRYPSPSTTASGPHSPAKMSDLEDEIVANTQGPPPAKKRRITPPKERITEYLDLMKGEEERTEEDTRLLNRLRDTLRKKKKIVVIAGAGISVAAGIPDFRSSTGLFASVKNQHNLKGSGKHLFDASVYKHDDTTESFHAMVREMAAKTKTAEPTKFHHLLASLAKEGRLLRLYSQNIDCIDTSMEPLATQVPLNPKGPWPTTIQLHGGLQKMVCTKCSSLQDFNGEIFTGPKPPLCSTCKDLDEVRTAHAGKRSHGIGRLRPRFVLYNEYNPDEEAIGNVSSADLKARPDAVVVVGTTLKVPGTRRLVREMCQVTRGRKNGVAIWINLDDEPKGVDLKNCWDIVVRSECDNVAHHTYPHWDLDIGEGYELTKEEEQNLEDRAARGKTTFEVIIPASSPSLDPEVDEKKPTAKPKQVEQAQGIPTPNASPKISAAKKPGKKQSTLHFSGKQPTATTVTSAPKSRKRGKKPAQPKPNTPAIGFKAVKNVASQDKAKKPAPRVPAKRKATGSDPTHNSNSDNTSSPVTNKKSDTISPKSKPSGMQNLID, from the coding sequence ATGCCTCCTTCGAGTCCTTTATCTTCCATCCCTGATGGAGGAGAAAACTCAACTCTCTCATCGCCGCTCTCGACCCTTTCTAAAACACCGTCTGTGCCGTCTTCACCAGTCACTATGCTCGACCCTGCGAAGCGCTATCCTTCGCCTTCGACAACCGCCTCTGGCCCCCATTCTCCTGCCAAGATGTCCGACCTTGAAGACGAGATTGTCGCTAATACTCAAGGCCCTCCACCTGCCAAAAAGCGTCGAATTACGCCTCCTAAAGAACGCATAACCGAGTACTTGGATCTGATGAAAGGCGAAGAGGAACGAACAGAAGAAGATACTCGCCTACTTAACAGGCTTCGCGATACATtacgcaagaagaagaagattgttGTCATCGCGGGTGCTGGCATTTCTGTTGCAGCTGGGATTCCGGACTTTCGATCGTCCACTGGCCTATTCGCATCTGTGAAAAACCAACATAATCTCAAAGGCTCCGGTAAACACTTATTCGATGCCTCGGTTTATAAACACGACGATACCACCGAATCATTTCACGCCATGGTTAGAGAAATGGCTGCCAAGACCAAAACTGCCGAACCTACAAAGTTTCACCACCTACTAGCATCTCTGGCCAAGGAGGGTCGATTATTACGCCTCTACTCGCAAAATATTGATTGCATAGACACATCAATGGAGCCTCTGGCCACTCAAGTCCCTCTCAACCCCAAAGGTCCCTGGCCCACCACCATTCAGCTGCACGGTGGCCTCCAAAAAATGGTTTGCACTAAATGCAGCAGCCTCCAAGATTTTAACGGCGAAATTTTCACCGGCCCAAAGCCTCCGCTCTGCTCAACATGCAAAGATCTTGACGAAGTTCGAACAGCTCATGCAGGAAAACGGAGCCACGGTATTGGAAGATTGCGGCCGCGATTTGTGCTTTACAATGAGTATAATCCAGACGAAGAAGCCATTGGAAATGTTTCAAGCGCGGATCTCAAGGCACGACCCGATGCCGTCGTGGTTGTTGGCACCACTCTCAAGGTTCCTGGAACCCGCAGACTTGTTAGAGAAATGTGCCAAGTCACACGAGGACGAAAGAACGGTGTTGCCATCTGGATCAACTTGGACGACGAGCCCAAAGGTGTTGACTTGAAGAACTGTTGGGATATCGTGGTGCGATCAGAATGCGACAACGTTGCTCATCACACTTACCCTCACTGGGATCTCGACATTGGTGAGGGTTATGAGCTtaccaaagaagaagaacaaaacCTGGAAGATCGCGCGGCTAGGGGTAAGACAACCTTTGAGGTCATCATTCCGGCGAGTTCGCCCTCACTCGACCCAGAggtggatgagaagaagccCACTGCCAAACCAAAACAAGTCGAACAGGCTCAAGGAATCCCAACACCCAACGCAAGCCCTAAAATCTCAGCAGCCAAGAAGCCAGGGAAGAAACAAAGCACACTTCATTTCAGCGGAAAAcagccaacagcaacaaccgTTACATCGGCACCCAAGTCACGCAAACGTGGTAAAAAGCCCGCTCAGCCCAAACCCAACACACCGGCAATTGGATTCAAAGCAGTCAAGAATGTTGCGAGTCAGGATAAGGCGAAGAAACCTGCACCAAGAGTCCCTGCAAAACGAAAAGCGACTGGGTCGGACCCCACACACAATTCAAACAGCGATAATACTTCTTCTCCAGTCACGAACAAAAAATCAGACACTATCTCACCAAAGTCTAAACCATCAGGCATGCAGAATCTCATCGATTAG
- a CDS encoding hypothetical protein (MEROPS:MER0015472~TransMembrane:8 (i304-325o340-359i371-387o393-411i423-441o447-465i477-497o509-526i)~BUSCO:26091at5125) translates to MSLFACPNPSRVLLRSALQKAVLRASSSATHQPFTPARWISGRSSSNRNGLLSTINCRSNPFGNNHTSYETRRTIFFDKTIRNYEELPRDYRDQAGLQFRSKDLTEAEVSKAFGKGINAKRANQLLRILHGRRVAGTLDDPAFAVHTSSFTKGQIAKGLEYLRKTVSVDEVMNAGLRAEDELAQLEAEKEAAEKKKAKPASKKNKGDKEVEEPVAPVYKPDPVYGHSKLDEIRARNVAKRKAQEALEEEARKAAEAKGEVNSGTLANLDHKAERQIANPKIAEYYKNAQSDLEAPIEVKTWERILPSATFVALVVGFLAAVSTVYEEPAPRYRVFPDISTAHTTLGAIVGVNVLVWAAWRVPPLWKLLNRYMIIAIGAVKPVTMFTAPYSHQGISHLALNMIPCFVVGSALHEDIGRADFLTLYTACGAVGFVGSVATYALRGMLGVTTLGASAATLGVCAAFFWDHRLDGFKFFGLPQDGVPGIIFLALVCVPQLAAFGKTVKLQIDIASHLFGIVTGVLGMELINRKRGDRPRKIIPIGRPVVQPRHSTPRPN, encoded by the coding sequence ATGAGTCTATTCGCGTGCCCCAATCCATCGCGGGTGCTGCTGAGGTCTGCTCTTCAAAAAGCAGTCTTGAGGGCATCATCGTCAGCGACCCATCAACCGTTTACACCAGCTCGATGGATCTCCGGCCGTTCGTCTAGTAACCGAAACGGTCTCTTATCGACTATCAATTGCCGAAGCAACCCTTTCGGAAACAACCACACATCGTACGAGACCCGACGAACGATATTCTTCGACAAGACGATCCGAAATTATGAGGAGCTACCGAGGGATTACAGGGACCAAGCCGGTCTTCAGTTCAGAAGCAAAGACTTGACGGAAGCCGAGGTATCGAAGGCTTTTGGAAAGGGCATCAATGCTAAGAGGGCGAACCAATTGCTACGTATTCTCCATGGTCGTCGAGTTGCCGGCACCCTCGATGATCCAGCATTTGCCGTCCATACATCGTCTTTCACCAAAGGTCAAATCGCAAAGGGACTCGAATATCTACGAAAGACAGTGTCCGTTGACGAAGTCATGAACGCAGGACTCCGGGCTGAGGATGAGCTTGCACAACTTGAGGCGGAAAAAGAGGCTgcggaaaagaagaaggccaagccaGCTTCCAAGAAGAATAAGGGCGACAAAGAAGTCGAAGAGCCAGTTGCCCCAGTCTACAAGCCAGATCCTGTATATGGCCACAGCAAGCTCGACGAAATCCGAGCAAGGAACGTGGCCAAGCGCAAGGCCCAGGAAGCTCTCGAGGAAGAGGCGCGCAAGGCAGCCGAGGCAAAAGGAGAAGTGAACTCTGGCACTCTGGCTAACCTTGACCACAAGGCAGAACGTCAGATCGCCAACCCTAAGATCGCCGAGTACTACAAGAATGCCCAGTCTGACCTGGAAGCTCCTATTGAAGTCAAGACTTGGGAGCGTATTCTTCCCTCTGCCACTTTTGTCGCTCTTGTCGTTGGCTTCCTTGCTGCTGTTTCTACCGTCTATGAAGAGCCTGCCCCCCGCTACCGTGTTTTCCCTGATATCTCAACTGCCCACACAACGCTTGGAGCTATTGTCGGAGTCAACGTGCTTGTCTGGGCGGCATGGAGGGTTCCTCCTTTGTGGAAGCTACTGAACCGCTACATGATCATCGCTATTGGTGCCGTGAAACCTGTTACCATGTTCACTGCGCCCTACTCTCATCAGGGCATCAGCCACTTGGCACTCAACATGATCCCTTGCTTCGTTGTTGGTTCTGCTCTGCACGAGGACATTGGACGTGCCGATTTCCTTACCCTCTACACGGCCTGTGGTGCGGTTGGTTTCGTAGGCAGTGTTGCCACCTACGCCCTGCGAGGTATGCTGGGAGTTACTACTCTGGGCGCCTCTGCAGCAACGCTTGGTGTCTGCGCCGCGTTCTTCTGGGATCACCGTCTTGATGGATTCAAGTTCTTTGGTCTGCCTCAGGATGGTGTGCCAGGTATTATCTTCCTAGCACTTGTGTGCGTGCCGCAGCTTGCCGCCTTCGGCAAGACGGTCAAGTTGCAGATCGATATTGCGTCGCACTTGTTTGGTATCGTGACAGGAGTTCTGGGAATGGAACTCATCAACCGTAAGAGGGGTGACCGACCTAGGAAGATAATCCCTATTGGACGTCCAGTGGTTCAACCCAGACATTCAACTCCGCGACCCAACTGA
- a CDS encoding hypothetical protein (BUSCO:54250at5125) has protein sequence MSSTTTSADTRPIAPARFAAALKDLSIGMLHLKVLEIRNSIAHLQYSNDQLKPFAEGTETTPSGEASAPDQDCIDAIRENEGVIDRMAERIALIRVEVEERGLNWTEFQNRDESESKNDEDAVVNGNAQTDVAASNTESRHDAWSDGTFQTGTIRNGEVHLDRQAGRPEGGSLSDEQLRRALEERMRDLGTEDDEGGMHL, from the coding sequence ATGTCATCCACGACTACATCCGCCGACACACGGCCCATCGCCCCTGCGCGCTTCGCTGCCGCTCTCAAAGACCTATCCATCGGCATGCTACACCTCAAAGTCCTCGAGATCCGTAACTCAATCGCCCACCTCCAATATTCCAACGACCAGCTCAAGCCCTTCGCAGAGGGCACGGAAACCACTCCCTCTGGAGAAGCTTCGGCGCCCGACCAAGACTGCATCGACGCCATCCGCGAGAACGAAGGTGTCATTGACCGCATGGCCGAGCGAATCGCTCTTATCCGCGTAGAGGTGGAGGAACGCGGTCTTAACTGGACAGAGTTTCAGAACCGCGATGAGTCTGAGAGCAAGAATGACGAGGATGCTGTTGTAAATGGAAACGCACAGACGGACGTCGCAGCCTCAAACACAGAGAGTCGACATGATGCGTGGAGCGACGGCACATTCCAGACAGGGACAATTCGAAACGGCGAGGTGCACCTAGATCGTCAGGCTGGAAGACCAGAAGGCGGAAGCTTGAGTGATGAGCAGCTTCGGAGAGCACTAGAGGAACGAATGCGGGATCTGGGTACAGAAGATGACGAAGGAGGCATGCATCTctag
- a CDS encoding hypothetical protein (SECRETED:SignalP(1-16)~BUSCO:35201at5125), producing the protein MSLPVALQSVVFYVLACTPCAQVRHRQKAREQHKREREEKAKITGEQPTAYQHPSPFNTNPYWQEEISMGPTLPKKAASKNSSQRGFASQGAGSSAFSVSEQTNNGSRMNFGASNSVMAEDDSLSDDWNRRHGYQREDEELWGQWGGQKFMDAISKARDSAGRLIESTLGLEKEVTEQQRHDFYFPKNPPVNEYHPPVVSSKAPSRSAHQWMLQPPPSAKVMEGKVPVSRAASSGSKSSARTLVGDDTQLSRLVHEKLVMEKLRKEYGNPTETELIESLFSNRTNQSLSIHRTRSLSFDTSDDSLDSGFAKRKSRLRPVAAPPGYDSSDDSDSDVPAPFSQSAMHSSPRRKHSAAQRPKLETIQSTRSATRMSSKRSKRQKSIRSKRLSGAASPVGDDTD; encoded by the coding sequence ATGTCTCTCCCCGTCGCACTTCAGTCTGTCGTCTTTTACGTTCTTGCCTGCACACCATGCGCTCAAGTCCGACATCGACAAAAAGCTCGCGAGCAACATAAGAGGGAGCGTGAGGAGAAGGCGAAAATAACGGGCGAGCAGCCAACTGCTTACCAACATCCATCACCTTTCAACACAAACCCTTATTGGCAAGAAGAGATTAGCATGGGACCAACATTACCGAAGAAAGCAGCAAGCAAAAATTCCAGTCAGCGTGGTTTTGCCAGCCAGGGCGCCGGGAGCAGTGCGTTCAGTGTATCTGAGCAGACGAACAACGGAAGCCGCATGAACTTTGGCGCTAGCAATTCCGTCATGGCCGAAGACGATAGCCTCTCAGACGATTGGAACAGGCGGCACGGATATCAACGTGAGGACGAGGAGCTATGGGGACAATGGGGTGGTCAAAAGTTCATGGACGCCATATCGAAAGCACGAGATTCGGCTGGACGATTGATCGAGTCAACCCTCGGTCTTGAGAAGGAGGTAACCGAACAACAACGACACGACTTCTACTTCCCCAAGAACCCACCAGTCAACGAATATCACCCTCCTGTCGTTAGCAGCAAGGCCCCTTCACGAAGCGCCCACCAATGGATGCTGCAACCCCCGCCGTCAGCCAAAGTCATGGAAGGCAAGGTGCCTGTTAGCCGAGCTGCAAGTTCGGGAAGCAAATCGAGTGCCAGGACACTGGTTGGAGATGATACTCAGCTCAGCCGCCTTGTTCACGAGAAGCTTGTTATGGAGAAGTTGAGAAAGGAGTACGGCAACCCTACAGAAACTGAACTCATCGAATCTCTTTTCTCGAACCGAACGAACCAATCTCTCTCTATCCATCGCACTCGAAGCCTGTCGTTCGACACTTCCGACGACTCACTTGACAGTGGATTTGCGAAGCGAAAGTCAAGACTTCGACCAGTTGCCGCACCACCAGGATACGATTCTTCAGATGATTCTGATTCTGACGTGCCCGCTCCTTTCTCGCAAAGTGCCATGCACTCGAGCCCTCGCCGGAAGCACTCTGCCGCTCAACGTCCCAAGCTTGAGACTATTCAGAGCACTAGGTCGGCCACAAGGATGTCCTCGAAGCGATCCAAGCGACAAAAGTCCATTCGATCAAAGAGGCTTTCAGGCGCCGCCTCCCCTGTTGGCGACGACACCGATTAA